A genomic window from Armatimonadota bacterium includes:
- a CDS encoding tetratricopeptide repeat protein, producing MKAGLTLENIKWAFTTFDQCFWHPLVWLSYMLDYDIWGLNPFGYHLTNLLFHILNTILLFLVLKTATLSIWRSALVAALFGIHPLHVESVAWIAERKDVLSTFFFLLTVLAYVEYVKIPKFGRYALVVVFFALGLMSKPMVVTLPFVLLLLDYWPIGRIFRSNIPPKEKGTGLAGRQTQASALSSNLVVEKIPLFLLSAVASAIAYVAQGKGEALDVRAEFSLGVRIANAMVSYVVYVVKMFWPRDLAVFYPHPGATIPTLQLIGAGLALLCITLLACLSFRRHPYIAVGWFWYTGTLIPVSGIVKFGAHAMADRFTYIPLIGLFIMIAWGVPDLVGCFCDNNRMSVANGRSQIRPQTILPAASVISLAVFAVCTWVQVCYWHDGVRLFQHALRVTKGNYFTYNNLGAALEEAGRLDEAVLFYRASLRVEPNQARAHVNLGNIFLKQRKVEEALREYKAAVRVRPNDPMLQNNLAVALAQKGMYADAINCFRKAIRINPHLPDIHENLAEVFYLNGNYAEAWREIALCRQNGGRPSQSLLKALSAKMHEPGVQKDIKKPYN from the coding sequence GTGAAAGCAGGATTAACGCTCGAGAATATCAAGTGGGCTTTCACGACCTTCGACCAATGCTTTTGGCATCCATTAGTCTGGCTTTCCTACATGTTGGATTATGATATCTGGGGGTTGAACCCTTTCGGATACCACCTTACTAATCTGCTTTTTCACATTCTAAATACAATTTTGCTCTTTTTGGTGCTCAAAACCGCAACCCTTTCAATCTGGAGAAGTGCATTGGTTGCTGCTCTTTTTGGCATCCATCCGCTTCATGTGGAGTCGGTAGCGTGGATTGCGGAGAGAAAGGATGTTCTAAGCACATTTTTCTTCTTACTTACAGTATTGGCTTACGTTGAATATGTCAAAATTCCCAAATTTGGCAGATATGCTCTCGTTGTTGTTTTCTTTGCCCTTGGCCTGATGTCGAAGCCGATGGTAGTGACTCTTCCCTTTGTGCTCCTTCTGCTTGATTATTGGCCAATTGGACGGATTTTTCGTTCGAACATCCCTCCAAAAGAGAAAGGTACAGGCCTTGCTGGCCGTCAAACCCAGGCAAGTGCTTTATCTTCAAACCTTGTGGTTGAAAAAATTCCTCTTTTTCTGCTTTCAGCGGTTGCAAGTGCTATTGCATACGTCGCCCAAGGGAAGGGAGAAGCGCTTGATGTGCGGGCAGAATTCTCGCTTGGCGTTAGAATAGCAAATGCCATGGTGTCGTATGTTGTTTACGTTGTGAAAATGTTCTGGCCAAGGGACTTGGCTGTTTTTTATCCGCATCCCGGCGCGACAATTCCTACTTTGCAATTGATAGGTGCAGGATTGGCACTATTGTGCATAACACTTTTGGCGTGTCTCAGTTTTCGTCGGCACCCATACATCGCCGTTGGGTGGTTCTGGTACACTGGCACGCTTATACCTGTGTCCGGTATCGTGAAGTTCGGCGCCCATGCCATGGCTGACCGGTTTACATATATCCCACTTATTGGTCTTTTCATAATGATTGCATGGGGCGTGCCCGACTTGGTTGGATGTTTTTGCGATAATAATCGGATGTCAGTGGCAAATGGCAGAAGCCAAATTCGCCCGCAAACCATTTTACCGGCTGCATCTGTTATTTCGCTGGCAGTTTTTGCTGTTTGCACATGGGTTCAGGTTTGCTATTGGCATGATGGGGTTAGGCTATTCCAGCATGCATTGAGGGTGACGAAAGGCAATTATTTCACATACAATAATCTTGGTGCGGCACTTGAAGAGGCGGGACGTTTAGACGAAGCTGTCTTATTCTATCGTGCTTCGTTGCGAGTTGAGCCCAATCAGGCGCGAGCCCATGTGAATCTTGGGAATATCTTCCTTAAGCAAAGGAAGGTGGAAGAAGCTTTGAGGGAATACAAGGCGGCTGTGCGGGTTCGGCCTAATGATCCAATGCTTCAGAACAACCTTGCCGTGGCGCTTGCTCAAAAAGGAATGTATGCCGACGCTATCAATTGCTTTAGGAAAGCTATTAGGATTAATCCGCATCTTCCAGACATTCATGAAAACCTTGCCGAAGTATTTTATCTTAATGGAAACTATGCAGAAGCATGGAGGGAAATTGCTCTGTGCCGCCAAAATGGTGGGCGGCCGTCCCAGAGTTTACTCAAAGCGCTGTCTGCTAAAATGCATGAGCCTGGTGTACAAAAAGATATTAAAAAACCATACAATTGA